From Oceanivirga salmonicida, the proteins below share one genomic window:
- a CDS encoding RDAC family protein, which translates to MRKSNLTFDIFLELQEKVPTKLHLRDACGSTVIEIEAKEDTETIEIIKKFFEEKNMQIEFSKDKKYVYEV; encoded by the coding sequence ATGAGAAAAAGTAACTTAACATTTGATATCTTTTTAGAATTACAAGAAAAGGTTCCAACAAAATTACATTTAAGAGATGCTTGTGGTTCAACTGTTATTGAAATAGAAGCAAAAGAAGATACTGAAACAATAGAAATTATTAAAAAGTTTTTTGAAGAAAAAAATATGCAAATTGAGTTTAGTAAAGACAAAAAATATGTGTATGAAGTATAA